A stretch of the Argentina anserina chromosome 6, drPotAnse1.1, whole genome shotgun sequence genome encodes the following:
- the LOC126800521 gene encoding calcium-dependent protein kinase SK5-like, translating into MKKSSSATPSNPKWVLPYQTQNLTDLYTLGKILGQGQFGTTYLCTDKSTGLDFACKSIPKRKLLCKEDYEDVWREIQIMHHLSEHPHVVRIRGTYEDPGSVHLVMDLCKGGELFDRIVKKGQYSEREAAMLIKTIVGVVEACHSLGVMHRDLKPENFLFDNEEEDSALKATDFGLSVFYKPGEVFSDVVGSPYYVAPEVLCKHYGPESDVWSAGVILYILLSGVPPFWAETEIGIFRQILQSRLDFESEPWPAISSSAKDLIAKMLERNPRKRITAHQVLCHPWIIDDTIAPDKPLDSAVLSRLKQFSAMNKLKKMALRVIAERLSEEEIGGLRELFKMIDADDSGSITFEELKEGLRKVGSELMESEIKDLMDAADIDNNGTIDYGEFLAATVHLNKLEREENLLSAFSFFDKDGSGFITIDELTQACVEFGLGEVHLEDMIKEIDQDNDGQIDYGEFAAMMRKGNGGIGRRTMTRTINLGDAFGLGVDINGDQLTEQGSL; encoded by the coding sequence ATGAAGAAATCAAGCTCGGCCACACCATCCAACCCTAAATGGGTCCTACCCTACCAGACCCAAAACCTCACTGATCTCTACACCCTGGGCAAGATCCTCGGCCAGGGTCAGTTTGGCACCACCTACCTCTGCACTGACAAGTCCACAGGCCTAGACTTCGCCTGCAAGTCCATCCCCAAGCGCAAGCTCCTCTGCAAAGAAGACTACGAAGATGTCTGGAGGGAGATTCAGATCATGCACCATTTGTCGGAACACCCACATGTTGTCAGAATCCGGGGAACCTATGAAGACCCCGGCTCTGTTCACCTGGTCATGGATCTCTGCAAAGGTGGAGAGCTCTTTGATCGGATAGTCAAGAAGGGCCAATACAGCGAGAGGGAGGCTGCAATGCTGATCAAGACTATTGTGGGAGTTGTGGAAGCTTGTCATTCTTTAGGTGTCATGCACCGTGATCTGAAGCCTGAGAATTTCTTGTTCGATAATGAGGAGGAAGACTCTGCTCTCAAGGCTACGGATTTCGGGCTTTCCGTTTTTTACAAGCCAGGTGAAGTCTTCTCTGATGTTGTGGGAAGTCCTTATTATGTTGCCCCTGAAGTGCTGTGCAAGCACTACGGGCCTGAGTCGGATGTGTGGAGTGCAGGAGTGATCTTGTATATATTGCTTAGTGGGGTGCCACCATTTTGGGCTGAGACTGAGATTGGGATCTTCAGGCAGATTCTGCAGTCGAGGTTGGACTTTGAATCCGAGCCCTGGCCTGCGATTTCCAGCAGTGCTAAAGACTTGATCGCCAAGATGCTTGAGAGGAACCCGAGAAAGAGAATCACTGCTCATCAGGTGTTGTGTCACCCTTGGATCATAGACGACACCATTGCTCCCGATAAGCCTCTGGACTCGGCTGTGCTTTCGAGGTTGAAGCAGTTCTCTGCAATGAACAAGCTGAAGAAGATGGCGCTGAGGGTCATCGCGGAGAGACTATCCGAGGAGGAGATTGGCGGGCTGAGGGAGCTGTTCAAGATGATTGATGCAGATGACAGTGGGAGCATCACATTTGAGGAGCTGAAGGAGGGTCTGAGGAAAGTGGGGTCTGAGCTGATGGAGAGTGAGATCAAGGATCTAATGGACGCAGCTGACATTGACAACAATGGGACTATTGACTATGGGGAGTTTCTTGCAGCGACTGTGCACCTGAACAAGTTGGAGAGGGAGGAGAATTTGCTGTCAGCATTCTCATTTTTCGACAAAGATGGAAGCGGGTTCATAACCATCGATGAGCTCACACAAGCTTGTGTAGAGTTTGGATTGGGGGAGGTGCATCTGGAGGATATGATCAAGGAGATTGATCAGGACAATGATGGGCAGATAGATTATGGTGAGTTTGCTGCTATGATGAGGAAGGGGAATGGAGGCATTGGAAGGAGAACAATGACCAGGACTATAAACTTGGGGGATGCTTTTGGCCTAGGAGTGGATATCAATGGAGATCAACTAACTGAACAGGGTTCACTTTAG
- the LOC126800545 gene encoding probable complex I intermediate-associated protein 30: MSRFRSLLHATKKALTWNVEDLVPPTERYIFNFNSKDELKKWHLYSDSEYGGLSSASLEITDTGNGPSGIFSGNLSSDFAEGSKWKMNRSGFCGMRSKKFNGFIDLDAYDTISLKVKGDGRSYISTIYTENWVNSPGQDEDNIWQAFVFVPKDNWYIAKIPLSRYLPTWKGNVIDAEMEMNPARVLGMSLSVNAEGGVPGARSGPGDFKLEIDWIKALRTE, encoded by the exons ATGTCCAGGTTTCGATCACTGTTGCACGCAACCAAGAAAG CTCTCACATGGAATGTTGAAGACCTGGTGCCTCCCACTGAGagatatattttcaatttcaattccaagGATGAGCTCAAGAAGTGGCATTTGTATTCGGATTCGGAATATGGAG GGTTGTCCTCAGCATCTTTAGAAATCACAGATACTGGAAATGGACCCAGTG GTATTTTCTCAGGTAACCTTTCTTCGGATTTTGCTGAGGGTTCAAAATGGAAGATGAACAGGAGTGGCTTTTGTGGAATGCGGTCGAAAAAG TTTAATGGCTTCATTGATCTGGATGCATATGATACCATATCACTAAAAGTTAAAGGTGATGGAAGATCCTACATATCTACG ATCTACACTGAGAACTGGGTAAATTCCCCTGGACAAGATGAAGATAATATATGGCAGGCTTTTGTTTTTGTCCCCAAAGACAACTGGTACATTGCAAAG ATCCCTCTTTCTCGTTATCTACCAACATGGAAAGGGAATGTTATAGACGCTGAGATGGAAATGAATCCTGCCCGCGTTCTTGGCATGTCTCTCTCGGTGAATGCAGAAGGAGGTGTGCCAGGTGCTAGATCTGGTCCAGGTGATTTCAAACTCGAAATTGATTGGATAAAAGCTTTAAGAACAGAGTGA